From the genome of Chloroflexota bacterium:
AGCCGACCTATTCGATGGCCCTATTCAATAAGTGAGGCATAGGCCTTAACCCTTTGCCCATGCGACGACGAGAGATATTTTGGGTAACTCATTCGAATCACATAAGCTTCTTTGTCACAACCACCATCAACGCCCGAAAGGGGTATAGAAATATCTATCCGAGGTTAGCTAAGGCGCTTCCCAGCGCATTTGGTGAAGCGTTTTCCAGGAGGGGGGCGGTTAGCGCAGTACCTCCTTCGATCGATGCTGACACATTCAAAGTACACGGGAGTGAGGGGGCCATTGGATCACTTCGAGCGGGCCCGGCCAGAGGTAACGTTATTACTGCTAAATTATGGAGTACCAAGAGACCCAGTGCCCAACGCTACGCTCCTTAGCCCTGCCGATTCTGTTGCGACGGGCACTAAGACCATCTATAATAAACCGAGAATAGACTGAGGCGAAATGGAGAAATCATGTTCGACAAGATTCTGATCGCGAACCGAGGGGAAATAGCGGTGAGGATAATCAGAACGTGTAAAGAGATGGGAATACGCACGGTAGCGATCCATTCCGATATTGATGCAGAGGCTCTTCATGTAAAACTTGCCGATGAAGCCCATTGTGTGGGCCCGGCAGAGGCGGCACAAAGCTACCTTAATATGAAGACGATCCTGAATGTTGCCGAGGCAAGTGGGGCCCAAGCCATCCATCCTGGATACGGTTTTCTGGCCGAGAATCCCGACTTCGCTGAAATGTGTGAGCAGCGGGGAATTGCTTTCATCGGGCCACCCAGCCGGTGTATGTACAAAGCCAAGCCGAAACACAAGGCACGCCAGCTTATGAGCTTGATCAACATACCGGTAGCTCCAGGCTCCGGGGAAGCGATAGAGGACTCAACGGAGAAAGGGTGGAAACAGGCTCTAGAGGTAGCCACGACTATTGGCTTTCCTGTGGTGGTCAAACCCACAGGCACAGGCGGTGGCATCGGTATGGTCGTGGCTAAAGACGGGGACCAACTCAAGAATGCTATCGAATATGCTGAAAAAAGGGGAAAGAGAGCCTTTGGTATCTCTGCTTTCTACATCGAGAAGTTCCTCCCTGGAATAAGGCATGTTGAATTTCAGGTGCTGGCTGACAGAAAGGGTAACGTCATCCATCTGGGAGACAGAGATTGCTCTATTCAGAGAAGGTTTCAAAAGCTAGTAGAGGAAACGCCGTGTCCGGTCATGACACCCTTCCTTAGAATGAAGATGGCAGTGGCTGCTATGGAGATAGCCAGAGCTTTGCAATACGTC
Proteins encoded in this window:
- a CDS encoding acetyl-CoA carboxylase biotin carboxylase subunit; protein product: MFDKILIANRGEIAVRIIRTCKEMGIRTVAIHSDIDAEALHVKLADEAHCVGPAEAAQSYLNMKTILNVAEASGAQAIHPGYGFLAENPDFAEMCEQRGIAFIGPPSRCMYKAKPKHKARQLMSLINIPVAPGSGEAIEDSTEKGWKQALEVATTIGFPVVVKPTGTGGGIGMVVAKDGDQLKNAIEYAEKRGKRAFGISAFYIEKFLPGIRHVEFQVLADRKGNVIHLGDRDCSIQRRFQKLVEETPCPVMTPFLRMKMAVAAMEIARALQYVNAMTVEFLYSPETQEFYFNEINSRLQVEHCITELVTRVDIVKQQIKIAAGEQLGYTQDDIRFGTHAIECRINAEDPLHDFRPSSGTISRLRFPHGLGVRIDEGVYEGYEVPFYYDSLLVKLAAWGKTRDEAIGRMRRAINEMVVEGIQTTLPFHRTVMDDEQFQKGQYTTAFVEEQEILGKLKHRSQHK